A section of the Malus sylvestris chromosome 17, drMalSylv7.2, whole genome shotgun sequence genome encodes:
- the LOC126610503 gene encoding protein CONTINUOUS VASCULAR RING 1-like: MASRDRVPRDCELLIPVADSGDKDALSKPSSSSSSSHHTGHEYVLFPIAITFYIAWWYIHFVNSFFFPIHAQLGINIFGPGFVNMHSGSSLHPLSLRIILKSYSGDEELCLCSHEPSLHW; encoded by the exons ATGGCGAGCAGAGACAGAGTACCGCGAGATTGTGAGCTTCTCATTCCGGTGGCCGACTCCGGCGACAAAGATGCTTTGTCCAAACCCTCCtcatcttcctcctcctcccacCACACAGGCCACGAG TATGTCCTATTTCCAATAGCGATCACTTTCTATATAGCGTGGTGGTATATTCACTTTGTGAATAGCTTCTTCTTTCCAATCCATGCTCAACTTGGAATCAACATTTTTG GTCCTGGATTTGTGAACATGCATTCGGGTTCATCACTTCATCCGTTGTCCTTGAG AATTATTTTGAAGAGCTATTCTGGAGATGAAGAGTTGTGTTTATGTTCCCACGAACCATCATTACATTGGTGA